A stretch of Heterodontus francisci isolate sHetFra1 chromosome 1, sHetFra1.hap1, whole genome shotgun sequence DNA encodes these proteins:
- the LOC137369257 gene encoding uncharacterized protein, producing the protein MAQLVSNQFCTLINIMICLICILLTEPALMLSLIWRPYCRDLRPGGWHCRAFEFPSGETRRNTGAERGRDLTKAFDTVSRARLDKTLGKIACPPKLLSLIHSLHDNMHCTVQLNRSTSDRFRVKNGVKQDCVLAPTLFGIFFSMLLTFTFPADMEGVYLHTRIDGKLYNPSRLKVKTKTHHLLIREHLYTDDAVLVTYTETQLKKLMDCLFHCL; encoded by the exons ATGGCACAGCTGGTGTCAAATCAGTTTTGCACACTGATTAACATTATGATCTGCCTGATCTGCATACTGTTGACCGAACCTGCGCTAATGCTCTCACTAATATGGCGTCCG TACTGCCGCGACCTTCGCCCCGGCggctggcactgccgtgccttcgaattcccatccggggaaacgaggcgcaacactggtgcggAGAGGGGCCGAG atctcactaaggcattcgacaccgtcAGCAGAGCAAGGCTCGACAAAACTTTGGGAAAAATTgcctgtccaccaaagctcctcagtctcatccactccttacatgacaacatgcactgcactgtacagcttAATCGCTCCACCTCCGACaggttcagagtgaagaatggagtgaaacaggattgtgtcctagcccccactctgtttggcatcttcttctccatgctcctgaccttcaccttccctgcagatatggaaggagtctacttgcacactaggatagatggcaagctctacaatccatcaaggctgaaagtgaagacaaagacACATCACCTCCTGATCAGAGAacacctctacactgatgatgctgtgctagtcaccTACACAGAAACACAGCTAAAaaaactcatggactgtctcttccattgcctgtaa